A genomic segment from Pseudomonas sp. M30-35 encodes:
- the rimO gene encoding 30S ribosomal protein S12 methylthiotransferase RimO, producing the protein MSTTAPKVGFVSLGCPKALVDSERILTQLRMEGYEVVPTYEDADVVVVNTCGFIDSAKAESLEVIGEAIAENGKVIVTGCMGVEEGSIRDVHPSVLSVTGPQQYEQVVNAVHEVVPPRQDHNPLIDLVPPQGVKLTPRHYAYLKISEGCNHSCSFCIIPSMRGKLVSRPVGEVLSEAERLVKAGVKELLVISQDTSAYGVDVKYKTDFWNGQPIKTRMTQMCEALSSLGVWVRLHYVYPYPHVDELIPLMAAGKILPYLDIPFQHASPKVLKAMKRPAFEDKTLARIKNWREICPELTIRSTFIVGFPGETEEDFQYLLNWLTEAQLDRVGCFQYSPVEGAPANLLDDLVPDDVKQDRWDRFMAHQQAISTARLQLKVGKEMDVLIDEVDDQGAVARCYADAPEIDGSVFIASTEVKPGDKVRVIIVDADEYDMWAELI; encoded by the coding sequence ATGTCCACCACCGCTCCTAAAGTCGGATTCGTTTCACTAGGTTGCCCCAAGGCCCTGGTGGACTCCGAGCGCATCCTGACCCAGTTGCGTATGGAAGGTTACGAGGTCGTGCCAACCTACGAAGACGCCGACGTGGTCGTGGTTAATACCTGCGGCTTTATCGACAGTGCCAAGGCTGAGTCGCTGGAAGTGATTGGCGAAGCCATTGCTGAAAACGGCAAGGTGATAGTCACCGGTTGCATGGGCGTTGAAGAAGGCTCTATCCGTGACGTTCATCCAAGCGTGCTTTCGGTCACTGGCCCGCAGCAGTATGAACAAGTGGTTAATGCCGTGCATGAAGTCGTGCCGCCGCGCCAAGATCATAATCCGCTGATCGACTTGGTGCCGCCACAAGGCGTCAAGCTAACACCGCGCCACTATGCCTACCTGAAAATATCTGAAGGCTGTAATCACAGCTGCAGCTTCTGCATTATCCCGTCAATGCGTGGCAAATTGGTCAGCCGCCCGGTAGGTGAAGTGTTGAGCGAGGCCGAACGCCTGGTTAAGGCCGGGGTTAAAGAGCTGCTGGTTATCTCTCAAGACACCAGCGCCTATGGCGTTGATGTGAAGTACAAAACTGATTTCTGGAACGGTCAGCCGATTAAAACCCGTATGACACAAATGTGTGAGGCACTTTCCAGCCTGGGCGTTTGGGTACGCCTGCACTACGTGTACCCGTACCCGCACGTCGACGAGTTGATCCCGCTGATGGCGGCTGGCAAGATCCTGCCGTACTTGGATATCCCGTTCCAGCACGCCAGCCCGAAAGTGCTCAAGGCAATGAAGCGCCCAGCTTTTGAAGACAAAACTCTGGCGCGAATCAAGAACTGGCGTGAAATATGTCCAGAGCTGACCATCCGCTCAACCTTTATTGTCGGCTTTCCCGGTGAAACCGAAGAAGACTTCCAATACTTGCTCAACTGGCTGACCGAGGCCCAGCTCGACCGCGTGGGTTGCTTCCAGTATTCGCCGGTTGAAGGCGCCCCGGCTAACTTGCTCGATGACCTGGTACCAGACGATGTGAAGCAGGATCGCTGGGACCGTTTCATGGCTCACCAACAAGCCATCAGCACCGCCCGCCTGCAACTGAAAGTTGGTAAAGAGATGGACGTGTTGATCGATGAAGTCGACGACCAAGGCGCCGTAGCTCGCTGTTACGCCGACGCCCCGGAAATCGACGGCAGCGTTTTCATCGCCAGCACTGAGGTCAAACCAGGCGATAAAGTCCGCGTGATTATCGTCGATGCGGATGAATACGACATGTGGGCTGAGCTGATTTAA
- a CDS encoding SRPBCC domain-containing protein codes for MTEDRTLRTSRTLPFSPKEIYGAFASPDLLALWWGPEGFSNTFEIFEFTAGGRWKFVMHGPGGKNYLNESFFEELVPDVKIVIHHDCPPNFKLTVQLSPVSEGTHLTWEQVFEDSETAKAVKERAGSANEQNIDRLTHVLKEAGNAE; via the coding sequence ATGACTGAAGATAGGACTCTGCGCACCTCAAGAACCCTGCCATTCTCACCCAAAGAAATATATGGCGCTTTTGCGTCGCCTGATTTATTAGCATTGTGGTGGGGACCTGAAGGATTTTCCAATACATTCGAAATTTTTGAGTTTACTGCTGGCGGTCGCTGGAAGTTCGTGATGCACGGCCCTGGCGGAAAAAACTATCTCAATGAGAGCTTCTTTGAAGAGCTTGTGCCTGATGTCAAAATTGTCATCCATCACGATTGCCCTCCAAACTTCAAGCTTACTGTGCAACTGTCTCCTGTCAGCGAAGGTACGCACTTGACGTGGGAGCAGGTTTTCGAAGACTCGGAAACAGCCAAAGCCGTCAAAGAAAGGGCTGGCTCCGCAAACGAGCAGAACATTGATCGTCTGACACATGTGCTCAAAGAGGCCGGCAATGCCGAATAA
- a CDS encoding AAA domain-containing protein, with protein MNDYSFKLANYWRNSLADAENGNGALSTSQAQKLTALPIEALFAGCVPADQVSLLFANEPAELPCVEITLRPLVYKSRLEHRKARNGLPAFITPVVGRVLVARDGRLYPTSQTLMPRDILEPLDRDNFAIGAQVDLDAFLSAEDVSQFDPSAEGEELTVDQQSDKWNAYLQFCMKMFRKVTSGWEGVEDGFDLVNFCYLLKEDKADGFSRNIVCLYDYLRDSKPDAPLFDRFAQRDSSPDEVCLPANSQFAARLGHAGDEYALAPAQRDGLAHLLVADMGDVLAVNGPPGTGKTTLLLSVVASLWAKAAVAGGEPPVIVASSTNNQAVTNIIKTFGKDFSEGSGPFAGRWLPDIKSFGAYFPKSSAEAEMASTYQTKSFFTELESQAYLDKAQQAYLARATIAFPNDLSPSVQGTVKQLQAAIRSRQQQLTDIEQAWAKLVGAREAIQALLSDDPQAGMAHLDAQHLNQAEQLANAQARLKVFKHYLAHEPLIYTLFGWFGPVAGKRLRLAKLHLDEANTELQNAASVSEIETRLTASVAQASKAKELIEARLQQARQLLQTEQRQVLNWQAVIAVLPTPTDRPAAQVTLNDCDSWADTSLRFEIFLLTTHYWEGRWLMEVAESLPEILKSRGKNGRKTLEKNWRRWMKLTPCVVATFFRLPRELHCKRHDGNGFVDDYALNFIDLLIVDEAGQVLPEVAAPSFALAKHALVIGDTQQIEPIWSIPAAVDIGNLMSAGLLSRDKVDDEYAAFCDSGRSAANGSVMAIAQATSRYHYDHDLARGMYLYEHRRCYDSIIDYCNALCYKGKLQPRRGRKPEGGLPGLGYLHIDGMCQKSNGGSRHNLLEAQTIAAWIQANGAELIKRYKKDLWEILGVITPFGAQTQAIVQACTALGIKTGKGDGEMTVGTVHSFQGAERPVVIFSAVYSKHADGEFIDRKDSMLNVAVSRAKDSFLVFGDMDLFSQVPISKPRGRLTQFLFADSTNELIFEYQPREDLQTPQTGLSHLHEVEEHDRFLMQALESARHQVQIVTPWVKLRWIQESGALDIMGNTVQRGVQVVVYTDLGFNTGITRAKPEGDPERIAEFTDAIAALITRDVQVCVVNKVHSKIVMADEELLCIGSFNWLSAQRYGDYVHHETSMVYRGPDVSGELAINRTSLAQRVTSIPGRTTSA; from the coding sequence ATGAACGACTACTCCTTCAAACTCGCGAACTACTGGCGCAATTCCCTGGCCGATGCCGAAAATGGCAACGGAGCCTTGTCCACCAGCCAAGCCCAAAAGCTCACCGCTTTACCCATCGAGGCCTTATTCGCCGGGTGTGTGCCGGCAGATCAGGTGAGCCTGTTATTCGCCAACGAACCCGCTGAGTTACCCTGCGTAGAAATCACCCTGCGGCCCTTGGTTTACAAGTCACGCCTAGAGCACCGCAAAGCCCGCAACGGTCTGCCGGCGTTCATCACCCCGGTTGTAGGTCGAGTGTTAGTCGCCCGCGATGGTCGTCTTTATCCGACATCGCAAACCCTGATGCCCCGCGACATTCTCGAACCGCTGGACCGCGACAATTTCGCCATCGGTGCCCAAGTCGATTTGGACGCGTTTTTGTCCGCCGAAGATGTGTCGCAGTTCGATCCATCTGCCGAGGGTGAAGAACTGACCGTAGACCAGCAAAGCGACAAGTGGAATGCCTATCTGCAGTTCTGCATGAAAATGTTCCGCAAGGTCACCAGCGGCTGGGAGGGGGTAGAGGATGGCTTCGACCTCGTCAACTTCTGCTATTTGCTCAAGGAAGACAAAGCTGACGGCTTCAGCCGCAATATCGTCTGCCTCTACGACTACTTGCGCGACAGCAAGCCCGACGCACCGTTGTTCGACCGCTTCGCTCAGCGCGATTCTAGCCCTGACGAAGTTTGCTTGCCCGCCAACAGCCAGTTTGCCGCGCGACTTGGCCATGCTGGGGACGAATATGCCTTGGCGCCCGCCCAACGTGATGGCTTGGCTCATCTCCTCGTCGCTGATATGGGGGATGTGCTGGCTGTCAACGGGCCGCCGGGTACTGGTAAAACCACCTTGCTGCTTTCGGTCGTCGCCTCGCTCTGGGCCAAAGCCGCGGTGGCCGGTGGCGAGCCGCCGGTGATCGTGGCCAGTTCCACCAACAACCAAGCCGTGACCAACATCATCAAAACGTTCGGCAAGGACTTCTCAGAAGGGAGCGGTCCCTTTGCGGGGCGCTGGCTGCCCGATATCAAAAGCTTCGGCGCTTACTTTCCCAAGTCTTCGGCCGAAGCGGAAATGGCCAGTACCTACCAGACCAAAAGCTTTTTCACCGAGCTTGAGTCACAGGCTTATCTGGACAAGGCGCAACAGGCCTACCTGGCCCGAGCCACCATCGCCTTCCCCAATGACCTGAGCCCGAGCGTCCAAGGCACGGTCAAGCAGCTCCAGGCCGCGATCCGCTCGCGGCAGCAGCAACTCACCGATATCGAGCAGGCCTGGGCCAAACTGGTCGGCGCTCGCGAAGCCATCCAGGCATTGCTGAGCGACGATCCACAGGCAGGCATGGCGCATCTTGACGCACAGCACCTCAACCAGGCCGAACAGCTTGCGAACGCGCAAGCACGTCTGAAGGTTTTCAAACACTACCTGGCCCATGAGCCGCTGATCTACACGCTGTTCGGCTGGTTTGGCCCGGTCGCTGGCAAACGTCTGCGCTTGGCGAAGTTACATCTCGATGAGGCCAACACCGAACTGCAAAACGCCGCCAGTGTTAGCGAAATCGAAACCCGGTTGACTGCCTCCGTTGCTCAAGCCAGCAAGGCTAAGGAATTAATCGAGGCCCGACTGCAGCAGGCCCGGCAATTGCTGCAAACCGAGCAACGTCAGGTATTGAATTGGCAGGCCGTGATTGCCGTTCTGCCGACCCCTACCGACAGGCCTGCTGCCCAGGTGACTCTCAACGACTGCGACAGCTGGGCGGACACTTCCCTGCGTTTCGAAATCTTCCTGCTGACTACCCATTACTGGGAAGGTCGTTGGCTGATGGAAGTCGCCGAAAGCCTGCCAGAGATTCTCAAGAGCCGCGGCAAAAACGGTCGCAAGACCCTGGAGAAAAACTGGCGGCGGTGGATGAAGCTCACGCCCTGCGTGGTGGCCACCTTTTTCAGGCTGCCCAGGGAGCTGCACTGCAAGCGGCACGACGGTAACGGCTTCGTCGATGACTACGCGCTGAACTTCATCGATCTTCTGATCGTCGACGAAGCCGGCCAAGTCCTTCCTGAAGTCGCCGCGCCGTCGTTCGCGCTCGCCAAGCACGCGCTGGTGATCGGCGACACTCAGCAGATCGAACCCATCTGGTCGATTCCGGCTGCGGTCGATATTGGCAACCTGATGAGCGCCGGTCTGCTATCGCGCGACAAGGTCGATGACGAGTATGCCGCCTTTTGCGATAGCGGCCGTAGCGCGGCCAACGGTAGCGTCATGGCCATCGCCCAGGCGACCAGTCGGTATCATTACGATCACGACCTAGCCCGAGGCATGTATCTGTATGAGCATCGTCGCTGCTACGACTCGATAATCGATTACTGCAATGCCCTTTGCTACAAGGGCAAGCTGCAGCCGCGACGAGGGAGAAAACCGGAAGGTGGCTTGCCGGGGCTGGGCTACCTGCATATTGATGGAATGTGCCAGAAGAGCAATGGCGGTAGCCGTCATAACCTCCTGGAAGCGCAGACGATCGCTGCGTGGATTCAAGCGAATGGCGCCGAGCTGATAAAGCGCTACAAGAAGGATTTGTGGGAAATCCTCGGCGTGATCACGCCGTTCGGCGCACAGACGCAGGCGATCGTTCAGGCTTGCACAGCACTGGGCATCAAGACCGGTAAAGGCGATGGCGAGATGACTGTCGGCACGGTTCATTCCTTCCAGGGCGCCGAGCGGCCGGTGGTGATTTTCTCTGCCGTCTATTCCAAACATGCCGATGGCGAATTTATCGACCGCAAGGACAGCATGCTGAACGTTGCCGTTTCTCGCGCCAAGGACAGTTTTCTGGTGTTTGGTGACATGGACCTGTTCAGCCAGGTGCCGATAAGCAAGCCGCGTGGGCGTTTGACCCAGTTTCTGTTTGCGGATTCTACGAACGAGCTGATTTTCGAGTATCAACCCAGGGAGGATTTACAAACCCCGCAAACAGGATTGAGCCACCTGCATGAAGTTGAAGAGCATGATCGGTTTCTGATGCAGGCGCTGGAATCGGCTCGCCATCAGGTTCAGATCGTAACGCCCTGGGTGAAATTGCGATGGATTCAGGAAAGTGGCGCGTTGGACATCATGGGCAATACGGTGCAGCGCGGCGTCCAGGTGGTGGTGTATACCGACCTGGGATTCAACACTGGTATCACGCGCGCCAAGCCTGAGGGCGACCCCGAGAGAATCGCTGAATTCACAGACGCGATTGCAGCGCTGATAACCCGGGATGTTCAGGTGTGCGTGGTCAACAAGGTGCACAGCAAGATCGTTATGGCCGATGAGGAGTTACTGTGTATCGGCTCGTTCAATTGGCTGAGTGCGCAGCGCTATGGCGACTACGTGCATCATGAAACTTCCATGGTCTATCGCGGCCCTGATGTAAGCGGTGAACTTGCAATCAACCGCACTAGTTTGGCGCAACGGGTGACGTCCATTCCGGGGAGAACAACGTCAGCTTAG
- a CDS encoding molybdopterin oxidoreductase family protein, with amino-acid sequence MASVEVKTHLRTCTLCEAMCGIKIEYQDDKILSITGDPDDPHSHGHICPKGYAMQDLHNDPERLRTPLKRVGEQWLPISWDDALEEVASRLTEIQAAHGNDALAAYSGNPIAHNLGILLTMGRFRKALGTRNQFSASSLDQMPHQLVSYLMFGHSQLFTIPDIDRTDYMLMLGANPAASNGSLMSAGDVLGRLQAITGRGGQIVLIDPRRTETALYVSEHQFIQPGTDALFLLGLLQVIIERRLGKPGRLLELAKGWEALSVLLERMPLTRIAERTGIAAADIERIAVEYASADKAVCYGRMGISTQEFGALNHWLINLLNILTGNLDSAGGMMFSTPAVDMLKITGRGGFDRYRSRVRGLPEFNRELPASALAEEMLVPGQGQVRAFVSVAGNPVLSSPNGRQLEQALEQLEFMVSVDFYLNETTRHAHIILPPTGPFEHEQYDLIFNLFSVHNVAKYAEPLFVHPPGTRSDWDIFSELSKRIERRKMANKPLKQRLKYAANAHLGEYLTPQRILDQGLRAGPYGSGSGWLQRLNPFARKGLSLAELQKHPHGMDLGPLKPSLPGRLFTKDKKIDLVPAVLVADLDRLCQRFGEQAAKPGLLLIGRRDLRTNNSWMHNSYRLVKGKDRCALFLHPQDAAAHGLSNRDQARLASVKGELIVTVKITEDIMPGVVSLPHGWGHHRPGMRISTAQAHPGISINDITDEQVVDELSGNAVLSGVPVKLHPYGKA; translated from the coding sequence ATTGCCAGCGTCGAGGTCAAGACCCATTTGCGCACCTGCACCCTGTGCGAGGCCATGTGCGGCATCAAGATCGAGTACCAGGACGACAAGATTCTCTCCATCACCGGCGACCCGGACGACCCGCACAGCCACGGCCATATCTGCCCCAAGGGCTATGCCATGCAGGATCTGCACAACGATCCAGAGCGCTTGCGAACACCGCTCAAACGCGTCGGCGAGCAGTGGCTGCCGATCTCCTGGGACGACGCCCTGGAGGAAGTCGCCAGCCGCCTGACCGAGATCCAGGCGGCCCACGGCAACGATGCGCTGGCGGCCTACTCGGGCAATCCCATCGCCCACAACCTGGGCATCCTGCTGACCATGGGCCGCTTTCGTAAGGCACTGGGCACACGCAACCAGTTCTCCGCCTCCAGCCTAGACCAGATGCCGCACCAGTTGGTGTCCTACCTGATGTTCGGGCATAGCCAGCTGTTCACCATTCCCGATATCGACCGCACCGACTATATGCTGATGCTCGGTGCCAACCCGGCGGCCTCCAACGGCAGCCTGATGTCCGCCGGCGATGTGCTCGGCCGCTTGCAGGCCATTACTGGGCGCGGTGGCCAGATAGTGCTGATCGACCCACGGCGCACGGAAACCGCGCTCTACGTCAGCGAACACCAATTTATCCAGCCCGGCACCGACGCGCTGTTCCTGCTCGGCCTGCTGCAGGTGATCATCGAACGCCGCTTGGGCAAGCCGGGCCGGCTGTTGGAACTGGCCAAGGGCTGGGAGGCGCTGAGCGTTCTGCTCGAGCGTATGCCGCTGACGCGCATCGCCGAGCGGACAGGCATCGCCGCGGCGGATATCGAGCGCATTGCCGTGGAGTACGCCAGCGCCGACAAGGCGGTGTGCTACGGCCGCATGGGTATCTCCACCCAGGAATTCGGTGCTCTCAACCACTGGTTGATCAACCTGCTGAATATCCTCACCGGCAACCTCGATAGCGCCGGCGGCATGATGTTCAGCACCCCGGCGGTGGACATGCTGAAGATCACCGGACGCGGTGGCTTCGACCGCTATCGCAGCCGAGTCCGCGGCCTGCCTGAATTCAACCGCGAGCTGCCCGCCTCGGCGCTGGCCGAGGAAATGCTGGTACCCGGCCAGGGCCAGGTCCGCGCCTTCGTCAGCGTCGCCGGCAATCCGGTACTGTCCTCGCCCAACGGCCGACAACTGGAACAGGCCCTGGAACAGCTGGAGTTTATGGTTTCGGTGGATTTCTACCTCAACGAAACCACACGCCACGCTCATATCATCCTGCCGCCGACCGGGCCTTTCGAACACGAGCAGTACGACCTGATCTTCAATCTGTTCTCAGTGCACAACGTGGCCAAGTACGCCGAGCCGCTGTTCGTCCACCCTCCGGGCACCCGCTCCGACTGGGACATATTCAGCGAGCTGAGCAAACGCATCGAACGCCGCAAGATGGCCAACAAGCCGCTGAAGCAGCGCCTCAAATACGCGGCCAACGCGCATCTGGGCGAGTACCTCACGCCCCAGCGCATCCTTGACCAGGGCTTGCGCGCTGGGCCATACGGTAGCGGTAGCGGCTGGTTGCAGCGGCTCAACCCTTTCGCCCGCAAAGGCCTGTCCCTCGCAGAACTGCAAAAGCATCCTCACGGTATGGATCTGGGGCCGCTCAAACCATCGCTGCCCGGCCGGCTGTTCACCAAGGACAAGAAGATCGACCTGGTGCCAGCGGTGTTGGTGGCCGATTTGGATCGGCTGTGCCAGCGTTTCGGCGAGCAGGCGGCCAAGCCTGGCCTGTTGCTGATCGGCCGACGCGACCTGCGCACCAACAACTCCTGGATGCACAACAGCTACCGCTTGGTGAAAGGCAAGGATCGCTGCGCGCTGTTTCTCCACCCGCAGGACGCGGCCGCCCACGGCCTGAGCAACCGCGACCAGGCGCGCTTGGCATCGGTCAAGGGTGAATTGATCGTGACCGTGAAGATCACCGAAGACATCATGCCCGGCGTGGTCAGCCTGCCCCACGGCTGGGGTCATCACCGCCCCGGCATGCGCATCAGCACAGCCCAGGCCCATCCTGGGATCAGTATCAACGACATCACAGATGAGCAAGTAGTGGACGAGTTGTCGGGCAACGCGGTGCTGAGCGGAGTGCCGGTGAAGCTCCACCCGTATGGCAAGGCATAA